The following proteins are co-located in the Herpetosiphon gulosus genome:
- a CDS encoding SH3 domain-containing C40 family peptidase, with translation MHPLQTTIDQYAAQFDRRRMTILAAHVEEDNGTVLRGRVLDRSQHAALLALLPNVRDELIVLREQPEHGFATVVFGVLDVRWQATRDSELVTEASFGEGLEVLAHDHEWLQVITSDGYLGWVRRNGVVLHDQPSTYRSAATHVVTSRWLPLWGLEGDQIGLLPWGIRLEIDEFRDGKAFMRSPAGVPGWLEADSLTPVEDLCSVDSAGIEDMLQAIRQLIGVPYLWGGTTSFGFDCSGLAQAAYRWLGVQLPRDADQQSQIGRLISREQVAAGDLLFWGVLRNIEDYRHERINHVSIALDNEWMIHANQRNWSISLDRIDEVHAHVYQAQGNPGLVVIRRIREEQ, from the coding sequence ATGCATCCACTTCAAACCACGATTGATCAGTATGCAGCCCAATTTGATCGTCGGCGTATGACGATTTTAGCTGCCCACGTCGAAGAAGACAATGGTACGGTGCTCCGTGGTCGGGTGTTGGATCGCAGCCAGCATGCGGCGTTATTAGCATTGTTGCCGAATGTGCGCGATGAATTGATTGTACTGCGCGAACAGCCTGAGCATGGTTTTGCAACCGTGGTGTTTGGGGTGCTCGATGTGCGCTGGCAGGCCACTCGTGATTCAGAATTGGTAACTGAAGCCAGTTTTGGTGAAGGCTTAGAGGTGCTCGCCCATGATCATGAATGGTTACAAGTAATTACCAGCGATGGTTATTTGGGCTGGGTACGGCGCAATGGTGTCGTGCTACACGATCAACCAAGCACCTATCGGAGTGCGGCAACCCATGTTGTTACCAGCCGTTGGTTGCCATTGTGGGGCTTAGAGGGCGACCAAATTGGCTTGTTGCCATGGGGCATTCGGCTCGAAATTGATGAATTTCGTGATGGCAAAGCCTTTATGCGCTCACCTGCGGGCGTGCCAGGCTGGCTCGAAGCCGATTCATTAACTCCAGTTGAAGATTTGTGTTCGGTTGATAGCGCTGGCATCGAGGATATGTTGCAGGCAATTCGCCAATTGATTGGCGTGCCCTATTTATGGGGTGGCACGACCAGTTTTGGCTTCGATTGCTCAGGTTTGGCCCAAGCTGCTTATCGTTGGCTGGGCGTGCAATTGCCGCGTGACGCTGATCAACAATCGCAAATTGGCCGTTTAATCAGCCGTGAGCAGGTTGCAGCTGGCGATTTGCTATTTTGGGGCGTGCTGCGCAACATCGAAGATTACCGCCACGAACGGATTAACCATGTTTCGATTGCCCTTGACAACGAGTGGATGATTCATGCAAATCAACGCAATTGGAGCATCTCGCTTGATCGGATTGATGAAGTGCATGCGCACGTCTATCAAGCGCAGGGCAACCCTGGTTTGGTGGTGATTCGGCGGATTCGCGAGGAGCAATAG
- the dnaG gene encoding DNA primase, with the protein MNSVIDDIKERIDIVSFISDYVPLRKAGRNWVGFCPFHSNTRTPAFTVFADSNSYHCFGCKASGTIFDFLMQREGIDFPEALNQLAARAGVQLRQRTAQDDQEDVLRSRMLELNAAAARFWSHQLLQSPKAAHVRSYIEQRGLTPQTVEQFQLGYASEDWSSLLGYLHDRHGANPSEVAEVGLALEREQGGYYDRFRGRLMFPIHNAKGQIVGFGGRILGDGHPKYINSPQTLLFDKSSLLYGLFQARETIRSSDSVVVVEGYVDVIMAHQAGFRNVLAPMGTALTDVHASQLNKMTKRITLAMDGDAAGQSAALRGLETLRETLDTHVRPVPTASGMLRWERELDATIKIALLPDGRDPDDIVRNNPEEWRTLIANAQPLMDFYLATLTRGLDLTTAKGKSAAVERLTPLLNQIADPVEKAHYIQRLANQIKVDQRLIEGTIGGDQPERQRKPNQRQSRPAAPPPVFSILEQEARREDFLLSLLIRFPQVQAVVSEQLRDDLAAAPTLRELWSGDVSELFERVENRVLWDLWRSAQAMATPNPIEWLETVPAELQAHGERLLNWDHAPPTRSFRVTREAEECLRPLRHRLGKRWSERLGQIIAAAEPDQQERLLEQAMAIQHYLRATSEPRRSSYFLDTRDSLK; encoded by the coding sequence ATGAACTCAGTTATTGACGATATCAAAGAACGCATTGACATTGTGTCGTTCATCAGCGATTATGTGCCGCTGCGTAAGGCGGGGCGCAATTGGGTGGGCTTTTGCCCATTCCATTCGAATACCCGCACGCCGGCTTTTACGGTGTTTGCCGATAGCAACAGCTACCACTGTTTTGGTTGCAAAGCCAGCGGCACAATTTTTGATTTTCTGATGCAACGCGAGGGCATCGATTTCCCTGAGGCGCTGAATCAACTGGCGGCCCGCGCAGGAGTCCAATTACGCCAACGCACCGCCCAAGATGATCAAGAAGATGTGCTGCGTTCGCGCATGCTGGAGTTGAATGCCGCCGCCGCCCGTTTTTGGAGCCACCAGTTATTGCAATCGCCCAAAGCAGCTCATGTGCGTAGCTATATCGAGCAACGCGGGCTGACCCCGCAAACTGTCGAGCAATTTCAGTTGGGCTATGCTAGCGAAGATTGGTCAAGTTTGTTGGGTTACCTGCACGATCGCCACGGGGCCAATCCGAGCGAAGTGGCCGAGGTTGGCTTAGCCTTGGAACGCGAACAGGGCGGCTATTATGATCGCTTTCGTGGGCGTTTGATGTTTCCAATTCATAATGCCAAGGGCCAGATTGTGGGCTTTGGGGGGCGGATCTTGGGCGATGGTCACCCCAAATATATCAATTCGCCCCAAACCTTGCTCTTTGATAAAAGTAGCCTGCTATATGGCCTATTTCAAGCTCGCGAGACGATTCGCAGTAGCGATAGCGTGGTCGTAGTTGAGGGCTATGTTGATGTGATTATGGCCCATCAAGCAGGCTTTCGTAATGTGCTAGCCCCAATGGGCACAGCCTTGACTGATGTCCATGCCAGCCAACTCAACAAAATGACCAAGCGCATTACCTTGGCGATGGATGGCGATGCTGCTGGTCAATCGGCGGCCTTGCGCGGCTTGGAAACCTTGCGCGAAACGCTCGATACCCATGTGCGACCTGTGCCCACCGCTTCAGGCATGTTGCGCTGGGAGCGTGAGCTTGATGCCACGATCAAGATAGCCCTGCTGCCTGATGGCCGCGACCCTGATGATATTGTGCGCAACAACCCTGAGGAATGGCGCACACTGATTGCCAATGCCCAGCCGTTGATGGATTTTTATCTGGCAACCTTGACCCGTGGCTTGGATCTGACCACTGCCAAGGGCAAATCGGCGGCGGTCGAGCGACTTACGCCTTTGCTCAATCAAATTGCCGATCCAGTTGAAAAAGCGCATTATATTCAGCGGCTTGCCAACCAGATTAAGGTTGATCAACGGTTAATTGAAGGCACAATTGGCGGCGACCAACCAGAGCGTCAGCGCAAACCCAACCAGCGTCAAAGCCGCCCCGCTGCGCCACCGCCAGTTTTTTCAATTCTAGAGCAGGAGGCGCGGCGCGAAGATTTTCTCTTATCGTTATTAATTCGCTTTCCCCAAGTCCAAGCAGTGGTCAGCGAACAGCTACGTGATGATTTAGCCGCAGCGCCAACTCTGCGCGAGTTGTGGAGTGGCGATGTGAGCGAACTTTTTGAACGAGTCGAAAATCGTGTATTATGGGATCTGTGGCGCTCAGCCCAGGCGATGGCTACTCCCAATCCAATTGAATGGCTTGAAACGGTACCAGCCGAATTGCAAGCCCATGGCGAACGCCTACTTAATTGGGATCATGCTCCACCAACCCGTAGTTTTCGTGTGACTCGTGAAGCCGAGGAATGTTTGCGCCCATTGCGTCACCGTTTAGGCAAGCGCTGGAGCGAACGCCTTGGTCAGATAATTGCCGCCGCCGAACCTGATCAACAGGAACGATTGCTGGAGCAAGCCATGGCCATACAACATTATTTGCGTGCGACTTCGGAACCACGTCGCAGCAGCTATTTTCTTGATACCCGTGATTCGCTCAAATAA
- a CDS encoding histidine phosphatase family protein, which yields MRLIVVRHGETAWNAERRYQGHLPIPLNQRGREQALCAGQRLAKLAIDHLYASDIARAWETATIIGEQIGRTPEPLIDLREINDGDWAGHTPEELHDLFPDHMQLIKLNPDSTQRLNGESYAELQQRMAKAFDHFAANHHGQTVVAVSHGGAIRALVCHLLAAPLRHFGRLWLDNGAFVEIVAHGDEWRVLRVNDAAHLDGVFAKGE from the coding sequence ATGCGGTTGATCGTGGTTCGTCATGGCGAAACAGCCTGGAATGCTGAACGCCGTTATCAAGGCCATTTGCCAATTCCGTTGAATCAGCGCGGGCGCGAACAAGCGTTATGCGCTGGCCAACGTCTAGCAAAACTAGCAATCGATCATCTTTATGCCAGCGATATTGCCCGTGCTTGGGAAACTGCCACCATTATTGGCGAGCAAATTGGCCGCACGCCTGAGCCATTAATCGATCTCCGAGAGATCAACGATGGCGATTGGGCCGGCCATACTCCCGAAGAATTGCACGATTTGTTTCCCGACCATATGCAATTGATCAAGCTCAACCCCGATAGCACCCAACGCCTGAATGGCGAATCGTATGCTGAGTTGCAACAGCGTATGGCCAAGGCCTTCGATCACTTTGCGGCCAATCATCACGGTCAAACCGTGGTAGCGGTTTCACATGGTGGCGCGATCCGCGCTTTGGTCTGTCATCTGCTGGCAGCACCGCTCCGCCACTTTGGCCGTTTGTGGCTTGATAACGGCGCATTCGTCGAGATTGTTGCCCACGGCGATGAATGGCGGGTCTTGCGGGTCAATGATGCCGCCCACCTCGATGGGGTGTTTGCCAAGGGCGAATGA
- a CDS encoding dipeptide epimerase encodes MEWAIYPVELRLRNTFRIAHGASNTRQNVLLNLDDGWGEAAAVAYHGETAAKIQAWLERYRETITSSYDPAAIHWLLAKLDFESRAARAAVDLALHDRLGQQLGVSLRHLLGLNGLEIPQTSVTLPIEAPEALRQQALAVAHYPMLKVKLGGPADLASVAIIREAAPNSRLRVDANAGWSRETAAQLIPALAELGVELIEQPLAVDDLEGYAQLKAANYGVPIFADEPIKTAADVARWASVVDGVNLKLMKTGGIVGALAAIATARAHDLQVMLGCMIESSIGVSAACALAGLADFVDLDGPLLITNDLATGLNFATATIQPSATPGLGVQIDWPALNSARLETR; translated from the coding sequence ATGGAATGGGCGATTTATCCGGTTGAACTACGCTTGCGCAACACCTTTCGGATTGCCCACGGAGCCAGCAATACCCGCCAGAATGTGTTGTTGAATTTAGATGATGGCTGGGGTGAGGCCGCTGCTGTGGCGTATCACGGCGAAACTGCCGCCAAAATTCAGGCTTGGCTGGAGCGCTATCGCGAAACAATCACCAGCAGCTATGATCCAGCGGCAATTCATTGGCTCTTGGCCAAGCTCGATTTTGAGAGCCGCGCCGCCCGCGCTGCCGTCGATTTAGCCTTGCATGATCGCTTAGGCCAGCAACTTGGTGTCTCGTTGCGCCATCTTTTAGGTTTGAATGGCTTAGAAATCCCGCAAACCTCAGTTACTTTGCCAATTGAAGCGCCTGAGGCCTTACGCCAACAAGCCTTAGCCGTGGCGCATTATCCAATGCTCAAGGTTAAGTTAGGTGGCCCCGCCGATTTGGCCAGCGTGGCGATAATTCGCGAAGCCGCGCCCAATAGCCGCCTGCGGGTCGATGCCAATGCAGGCTGGAGCCGCGAAACCGCCGCCCAATTGATTCCAGCGCTGGCTGAACTGGGCGTGGAGTTGATTGAGCAACCCTTGGCAGTTGATGATTTAGAGGGCTATGCCCAACTTAAAGCTGCCAACTATGGCGTGCCAATTTTTGCTGACGAGCCAATTAAAACTGCTGCCGATGTTGCTCGCTGGGCCAGCGTCGTTGATGGCGTAAACCTTAAGTTGATGAAAACTGGCGGAATCGTCGGGGCACTCGCCGCGATTGCCACCGCCAGAGCCCATGATTTACAAGTGATGCTTGGGTGTATGATTGAAAGTAGCATCGGGGTTTCAGCGGCCTGTGCTTTGGCAGGCTTGGCCGATTTTGTTGACCTTGATGGGCCATTATTGATTACCAACGATCTGGCAACTGGATTGAACTTTGCAACCGCTACGATTCAGCCATCGGCAACGCCAGGTTTAGGCGTGCAAATCGACTGGCCAGCATTAAACAGCGCCCGACTTGAAACACGCTAG
- the rpoD gene encoding RNA polymerase sigma factor RpoD, producing MALDDEILDSELAGDETDDFPALRTLSDLLATGKKRGYVTPGEIQQIIDSQRDEDKQLEEIRDTLQKANIRVEETGDDDDEITVSENPEADFSNEGISVNDTVRLYLREIGLVPLLKGEQEVELARAMEDGDKAQQELIENDHTLSDAERLALRRRIDRGEQAREHLTTANLRLVVSVAKKYIGRGLSLLDLIQEGNVGLIRAVEKFNYTKGFKFSTYATWWIRQAITRAIADQARTIRIPVHMVETINRMMRTARRLTQENGREPSDEELAQALDLTVEKVRAIRKTSMEPVSLETPVGQEEDSQLGDFLPDEKLEAPSDAASHQMLREQVAQVLDQLTEREKRVLKLRFGLEDGTQRTLEEVGKEFGVTRERIRQIEVKALRKLRHPRFGKKLRDYLE from the coding sequence ATGGCTCTTGACGATGAAATCCTCGACTCTGAGCTTGCGGGTGATGAAACTGACGATTTTCCCGCTTTACGCACACTCAGCGATCTTTTAGCCACTGGCAAAAAACGAGGTTATGTTACGCCTGGCGAAATTCAGCAAATTATCGATTCGCAGCGTGACGAGGATAAACAACTCGAAGAAATTCGCGATACCTTGCAAAAGGCCAATATTCGGGTCGAGGAAACTGGCGACGATGACGATGAAATCACGGTCAGCGAGAATCCTGAAGCCGATTTTTCCAATGAAGGCATTAGTGTCAACGACACGGTACGCTTGTATTTGCGCGAAATCGGCTTAGTACCGTTGCTCAAAGGCGAACAAGAGGTTGAGCTAGCCCGCGCCATGGAAGATGGCGATAAAGCCCAACAAGAGTTGATCGAGAATGATCATACGCTTTCGGATGCTGAACGCCTAGCCTTGCGCCGCCGCATCGACCGTGGCGAGCAAGCCCGTGAACACCTGACCACCGCCAACTTGCGTTTGGTGGTCAGCGTGGCCAAAAAATACATTGGCCGTGGGCTTTCGTTGCTTGATTTGATTCAAGAAGGCAATGTCGGCTTGATTCGTGCAGTTGAGAAATTTAATTACACCAAAGGCTTTAAGTTCTCAACCTATGCCACCTGGTGGATTCGCCAAGCAATCACGCGGGCAATCGCCGACCAAGCCCGTACCATCCGGATTCCGGTGCATATGGTCGAAACGATCAACCGCATGATGCGCACGGCGCGGCGTTTGACCCAAGAGAATGGTCGTGAACCAAGCGATGAAGAACTAGCACAGGCACTCGATCTGACAGTCGAGAAAGTACGGGCAATTCGCAAAACCTCGATGGAGCCAGTTTCGCTCGAAACCCCAGTTGGCCAAGAAGAAGATAGCCAACTTGGCGATTTCTTGCCCGACGAAAAACTTGAAGCGCCCTCCGATGCAGCTTCACATCAGATGTTGCGCGAACAAGTGGCTCAGGTACTTGATCAGCTGACCGAGCGCGAAAAGCGCGTCTTGAAGCTACGTTTTGGGCTAGAAGATGGCACACAACGCACGCTTGAAGAAGTTGGCAAAGAGTTTGGGGTAACTCGCGAACGGATTCGCCAGATCGAGGTTAAGGCGCTGCGCAAACTGCGTCACCCCCGCTTTGGCAAAAAACTCCGCGATTATCTTGAATAA
- a CDS encoding AAA family ATPase: MDEQQKTPISGSMQRAVRGDKNPLDAVEQELRTSVFGQNRAIESLIRALNRARFGFSAGSQQRPRATLLFLGPTGVGKSECAKRLAAFLHPQGGGFLKLDCSLFSQGHEVSALLGAPPSYVGRDQKPLLDPELIEQENAVILFDEIEKATSELWNLLLQIMEDGEITLLNGGRKVSFHRAIVIMTTNVGAQEMANYVSQRTIGFRTPNRVVESTGQQIYQIGFESLQKVFSPEWINRIDEIIAFRPLSSDTLRQVLDRMVAESNEQYRRHGVEISLNEEARDYILRRGFDPRFGARPLRSRLMKDIDAPLADLLASGGIPSGAKVQIVVSEEEAKDGNNLDFFYEPDATLAAFAADYAAKQEQAPPSAREVAGPPSHTPGPSIARSTENNNRR; encoded by the coding sequence ATGGATGAACAGCAAAAAACACCGATCAGCGGTTCCATGCAACGAGCGGTGCGCGGTGATAAAAACCCACTCGATGCCGTTGAACAAGAATTACGCACTAGTGTCTTTGGCCAAAATCGCGCGATCGAAAGTTTAATTCGCGCCTTGAATCGTGCTCGCTTTGGCTTTAGTGCTGGTAGTCAGCAGCGTCCACGCGCAACCTTGCTGTTTCTTGGGCCAACCGGCGTTGGTAAAAGTGAATGTGCTAAGCGTTTAGCTGCATTTTTACATCCGCAAGGCGGTGGGTTTCTCAAGCTCGATTGTTCGCTGTTTAGCCAAGGCCACGAAGTTTCGGCGTTGCTTGGCGCTCCTCCCTCCTACGTCGGACGCGATCAAAAGCCCTTGCTCGACCCTGAGTTAATCGAGCAAGAAAATGCGGTGATCTTGTTTGACGAAATTGAAAAAGCCACATCCGAGCTTTGGAATTTGTTGCTGCAAATCATGGAAGATGGCGAGATTACCTTGCTCAACGGTGGGCGCAAAGTTTCATTCCATCGCGCTATTGTTATCATGACCACGAATGTTGGCGCTCAGGAAATGGCAAATTATGTCTCGCAACGCACCATTGGTTTCCGCACACCCAATCGCGTCGTCGAATCGACTGGCCAACAAATTTATCAAATCGGCTTTGAATCGCTGCAAAAGGTCTTTAGCCCTGAATGGATCAACCGGATCGATGAAATTATCGCTTTCCGGCCATTAAGTAGCGATACATTACGTCAAGTACTTGATCGCATGGTTGCCGAATCGAATGAGCAATATCGTCGCCATGGCGTGGAAATTAGCTTAAACGAGGAAGCTCGCGATTATATTCTGCGCCGTGGTTTCGACCCACGTTTTGGCGCTCGCCCGTTGCGCTCCCGTTTGATGAAGGATATCGATGCTCCGTTGGCCGATTTGCTGGCTTCGGGCGGAATTCCTAGCGGGGCAAAAGTCCAAATTGTGGTTTCCGAAGAAGAAGCCAAGGATGGCAATAATCTTGATTTCTTCTACGAGCCTGATGCAACCTTGGCAGCCTTTGCAGCGGATTATGCCGCCAAGCAAGAGCAAGCGCCACCATCAGCCCGTGAAGTTGCTGGGCCGCCATCACATACCCCTGGCCCATCGATTGCCCGTTCGACCGAAAACAACAATCGGCGCTAA
- a CDS encoding ABC transporter ATP-binding protein gives MQQAPALVVANIYKQFGASEVKHWLTRRPRPNPKPPVVAVDHVSLDVAEGEIFGLLGANGSGKSTLIRLISTLLIPDSGKIQVFGLDVRNDEKAVKRLINRVSVEASFFKKLSALENLMYAARLYDLKPAYARAECVRILAALGLKEKRLYEPLENMSRGMQQKVAIARGLLTKPRLLLLDEPTTGLDPRSRSDVQRFVRRLRDESGTTVFLTTHDMDEADRLCDRIAIIDAGKIVALDTPQGLKDRIGQQIGKPNATMEDVFMTLTGRSLADEDFMDEDTDYMEHHHEDQAEHSIEGA, from the coding sequence ATGCAGCAAGCACCTGCTTTAGTGGTAGCAAATATTTATAAACAATTTGGCGCGAGTGAAGTCAAACATTGGCTCACTCGTCGCCCTCGTCCTAACCCCAAGCCACCAGTCGTCGCGGTTGATCACGTCAGCCTCGATGTGGCCGAGGGCGAGATTTTTGGCTTATTGGGAGCCAACGGCTCGGGCAAATCAACCTTGATTCGCTTGATCTCAACCTTACTCATTCCCGATTCGGGCAAGATTCAGGTTTTTGGCCTCGATGTACGCAACGATGAAAAAGCGGTCAAACGCTTAATCAATCGAGTTAGCGTTGAGGCTTCGTTTTTTAAGAAATTGAGCGCCTTAGAAAACTTAATGTATGCCGCCCGTTTGTATGATCTCAAGCCAGCCTATGCTCGTGCCGAATGTGTGCGCATTTTGGCGGCGCTGGGCTTGAAGGAAAAACGCTTGTATGAGCCGCTGGAAAATATGTCACGTGGTATGCAGCAAAAAGTTGCGATCGCCCGTGGCCTCTTGACCAAACCACGGCTGTTGCTACTCGATGAGCCAACGACTGGGCTCGACCCACGTTCGCGCTCGGATGTGCAGCGTTTTGTGCGGCGTTTGCGCGATGAATCGGGCACAACCGTCTTTTTGACCACCCACGACATGGACGAAGCCGATCGGCTTTGCGACCGCATCGCGATTATCGATGCTGGCAAAATTGTGGCCTTGGATACCCCGCAAGGTCTCAAAGATCGCATTGGTCAGCAAATCGGCAAGCCCAACGCTACGATGGAAGACGTTTTTATGACTCTCACAGGCCGATCGTTGGCCGACGAAGATTTTATGGACGAAGACACCGACTATATGGAGCATCATCATGAAGACCAAGCTGAACACAGCATCGAAGGAGCGTGA
- the rsgA gene encoding ribosome small subunit-dependent GTPase A, with translation MNGTIMRAQSGFFWVKLDETGETLRCTLRGRLKKTKQYSDLATLGDFVRITPTIPNEGVVEEIYPRRSKLARTAIKGAHFEQVIVANLDIVLITFAVAHPEPHVRMIDRFLVIAEANNLDVAIIANKCDLAGDSLKQVFSIYEQIGYPVFYTSVSTGQGIEQVQEIIHNKISAFTGPSGVGKSSLLNAIQPGLNLRTGDVSDAVHKGQHTTVAGELVPLHAGGFVADTPGIRELGLYQMEPDELEWCFREFRPFIDQCGFSDCTHTHEPECAVLTAVEAGQISSARHQSYQKLRDHTAEQSASQRF, from the coding sequence ATGAACGGAACAATTATGCGTGCCCAAAGTGGCTTTTTCTGGGTAAAACTCGACGAGACAGGCGAAACGTTACGCTGCACCCTGCGCGGGCGGCTCAAAAAAACCAAACAATATAGCGATCTCGCGACGCTCGGCGATTTTGTGCGAATCACGCCAACCATTCCCAACGAGGGCGTGGTCGAAGAGATTTACCCACGGCGCAGCAAGCTTGCCCGTACAGCCATCAAGGGCGCACATTTTGAACAAGTGATTGTTGCTAATTTAGATATTGTGCTAATTACCTTTGCGGTAGCCCACCCTGAGCCACATGTGCGCATGATCGATCGCTTTTTGGTGATTGCTGAGGCCAATAACCTTGATGTAGCGATCATTGCTAATAAATGCGATTTAGCTGGCGATAGCCTAAAACAGGTTTTCAGCATCTATGAGCAAATTGGCTATCCGGTGTTTTACACCAGCGTTAGCACTGGCCAAGGCATCGAGCAAGTTCAAGAGATAATTCATAATAAAATTTCGGCCTTTACTGGCCCTTCAGGGGTCGGCAAATCGAGCTTGCTTAATGCGATTCAGCCAGGCCTCAATTTACGCACTGGCGATGTCAGCGATGCAGTGCATAAAGGCCAGCATACCACCGTAGCCGGCGAATTGGTGCCGTTGCATGCTGGTGGTTTTGTGGCCGATACTCCAGGGATTCGTGAGCTGGGGCTGTATCAAATGGAGCCAGATGAGCTTGAATGGTGCTTCCGCGAGTTCCGGCCATTTATTGATCAATGTGGGTTTAGCGATTGCACCCATACGCACGAGCCAGAATGTGCAGTCTTGACCGCAGTTGAAGCTGGCCAAATCAGCAGTGCACGCCATCAAAGCTACCAGAAATTACGCGACCACACCGCTGAACAAAGTGCTAGTCAACGCTTTTAA
- a CDS encoding SH3 domain-containing protein has product MSQVALTPRSQPTTVWQLRRKKVPDQLSLPADYVPTDYTSLPTPEEPKKGGGLGIILVVVVLFLVLAAIAYAVWGQSGGEEDLVPTQVPTTALTIDRASMIVSDGKLTAQISITTDAPDNSQVGAILLEDGRPFEFFETDAMTTTISGGKARLIIPEMEGHEDGRKSSEYTVQVTVASADGITLATADEAIEIKGDALDRFLGDTAVTPIDVTPTTTTDPISGTMVPTPADGSTPVTQVTPVQPTAAPGGVPVPLDNVVISRPGIVYTTPFGPANQRGNVTAGEIARIVVKMPVNGEVWYLVAISQSGQSGWLNSSTIDLPATEVNKITPVSGDAPFAVAFNGGNVRSAPGGDVLTQVDAGVNVSLINRSSDSAWFKIKLPNGSEGWVVGQILTINPAVLNTIPVAP; this is encoded by the coding sequence ATGTCTCAAGTTGCCTTAACACCACGTTCTCAGCCAACGACTGTTTGGCAGTTACGGCGCAAAAAAGTCCCCGATCAACTTTCGTTGCCTGCTGATTATGTTCCAACTGACTATACGTCGTTGCCAACCCCCGAAGAACCAAAAAAAGGTGGTGGGCTAGGGATCATTTTGGTTGTGGTGGTATTGTTCCTAGTTTTGGCTGCAATCGCCTATGCTGTTTGGGGCCAAAGTGGCGGCGAAGAGGATCTTGTGCCAACCCAAGTTCCAACCACAGCCTTGACGATCGATCGTGCCAGCATGATTGTGAGTGATGGCAAATTGACGGCTCAAATCTCAATTACCACAGATGCCCCTGATAACAGCCAAGTGGGAGCGATCTTATTGGAAGATGGCCGCCCATTTGAGTTTTTTGAAACCGATGCGATGACCACAACTATCAGTGGCGGCAAGGCTCGCTTGATTATTCCTGAGATGGAAGGCCACGAAGATGGCCGCAAATCGTCGGAATATACCGTTCAGGTGACGGTTGCTAGTGCCGATGGTATTACTTTGGCAACTGCCGACGAAGCGATTGAAATCAAGGGCGATGCACTTGATCGCTTCTTGGGCGATACTGCGGTAACTCCGATCGATGTAACCCCAACTACTACCACCGATCCAATTTCAGGCACGATGGTGCCAACACCTGCTGATGGCTCAACTCCAGTAACCCAAGTTACCCCAGTCCAACCAACCGCTGCGCCTGGTGGCGTGCCAGTACCCTTGGATAATGTGGTGATCAGCCGCCCAGGCATTGTGTACACCACGCCGTTTGGCCCAGCCAACCAACGTGGCAACGTAACTGCTGGCGAAATTGCGCGGATTGTCGTCAAGATGCCAGTTAATGGCGAAGTTTGGTATTTGGTGGCCATCAGCCAAAGTGGCCAATCGGGCTGGCTCAATAGCAGTACAATCGACTTACCTGCGACTGAAGTCAACAAAATTACCCCTGTCAGCGGCGATGCCCCATTTGCCGTAGCCTTCAATGGTGGCAATGTGCGCTCAGCACCTGGCGGCGATGTTTTGACCCAAGTTGATGCTGGGGTAAATGTCTCGCTGATCAACCGCAGCAGCGATAGTGCTTGGTTCAAAATCAAGTTACCAAATGGTAGTGAAGGATGGGTCGTTGGTCAGATCCTAACTATCAACCCTGCGGTATTAAATACCATCCCTGTAGCACCCTAA